From the genome of Rathayibacter sp. VKM Ac-2804:
GGAAGAATAGGAGGCGGAGGTGGTTCCCATGAGCCAGGTGGCCGAGGGAGAGAGCCGATGAGCGACCAGGCAGCGGACGAGAGAAGGACGGACAACGAGGCGCTCCTCCGCAGCGACGGCGGACTCGAGCGGCTGTGGACGGGCGCCGTCTGGAGCGAGGGGCCGCTGTGGATCCCGGCCGAGGGGCGTCTGCGCTGGAGCGACATCCCGAACGACCGCATCCTGCAGTGGGACAGCGCGACCGGGGAGACCTCGGTGCACCGCGAGGGTGTCGAGTTCACCAATGGCCGACTCCTCGACGCCGACGGGAGCGTCGTCCAGTGCTCGCACGGACTGCGCCGCCTGGAGCGAGAGCGGCCGGACGGCACCGTCGAGGAGCTCGTCTCGAGCTGGGACGGCGGAAGGCTGAACTCGCCCAACGACGTCGCGGTCGCTCCCGACGGCTCCTACTGGTTCACCGATCCGGACTACGGCATCCGGCAGCCGGCCGAGGGGCACCCCGGCGAGCGCGAGTACGGCGCGCGCTGGGTCTTCCGCTGGAGCGAGGAGGACGGCCTCGCGCCGGTCGTCACCGACATGGTGCAGCCGAACGGCATCGCCTTCTCGCCCGACGGCGCGACCGCCTACGTGACCGACACGGCGATGAGCCTCGAGGACGGCCCGGGCCACTGGATCCGCGCCTACGACGTCGTCGACGGCGGAGTCGGCACCCGCAACGGGCGGCTCTTCGCGGAGACCGAGCAGGGCTTCCCCGACGGGATCGCCGTCGACGAGCGCGGCCGAGTGTGGTCCTCGGCCGGCGACGGCGTGCACGTCTTCGCCCCGGACGGCGCCGAGCTGCTCTTCGTGCCCGTACCGGAGGTCGTGGCGAACGTCTGCTTCGGTGGACCGGACGGCACCGACCTCTTCATCGTCGCCACCACCAGCCTGTACCGGCTGCGGACGCGCACCCGGGCCGCCCAGGCCACCACCGCGTAGCGAAGTCCGTCCGCCATTCGACAGGATCTGCTGTTCACCGGGGTTCAGAACAGCACATCTTGTCGAACGGAGAAGCGCGTCCATCGGATGCTCGCCGGACGACTCGCGGCGCGAGCAGGGTCCGTCTCCAGTCTCGGCCGGACTCTGCGGCAGCCGCCGAACTCGGGGGAATCGACGGGGAGATGAAACTACGCTCAACCTCTTAGCGGCGGCGACCCCGGCGGGCCTGGACCATCCGGGCGACGAAGACGTGCGGCCGGACGACCGGCATGCGTCCGTGCCAGGGACTCAGATCGGTGAGGTCCGTGTCGTCGCTGACGATGAGGGTCGCGTCGCAGGCCAGGGAGAGATCCACGATCAGGTTGTCCTCGTAGTCCTCGACGTCGAAGCACTTCCGCGGGGGATCGAGAGTCGCTCCGCCCGACACCTCCACGAGCTCGAGCACGGTCTGCAGGTATCCCTCGATCAGTTCGGCGCTGAGGCCGAGCTCACTGAGGACCCGTGTCAGGTTGCGGAGGATGTGTGGCGAGACGAACAGCCGGAAATCATCGCCGTCGAAGGCGAGGGAGAGGCAGTCGGCCGCGGAGTTGCCGGTTCCGGGAGGCACCTCGACGATCCGTGGAAACTCGGAACCAGGGCCTACGAGCGCGTTGACGTAGATGTGGATGTCGAAGACGACCGCTGGGCCGACGTCATGCGGAGGCACTCGAGCCCAAGGTCTTCTTCACGAGGGCGGTGACCTCTTCACGAGAGACCACCCGGCCGGCGAGCTCCTCGCGAGCCCGGTCCTGCAGCCCGCGCATCTTCTCGGCCCACATGTCGTGCGCCATCCGCTTCATCGCCACCCGAAGGAACTCGGACCGGTTGCCGTGACCGAAGTGGTCGACGAGGGCCTGCAGTTCGGCCTGGTCCTCGTCCGCGATCGCGAACCCGACTGTCTTCGAGCGCATGGCCACAACCCTTCGTCTCTCCGTCTGCAACGCGTGTGCAACTCTACGCTCGATCGGAGGCGGCGCGGAGAAGGAGTCGCTCACCGTACGTCGCCGCCCTCGCAGCGACCACCGGATTCCGCGCCCGCTCGAGCGGGCCCGAGCGCCCGCTCGCCCTCGTCGAGGCGGCGCCGAGCCCGAACCCTCGTCCGCGATCACGGCACTCTCAGCTCGTGCAGCGGGTCCCTGCTCGCCGCCCTCTGAGCGGGGAGAAGCGCGGCGACGACGGAGACCACGATCGCCAGAGCGCCCGTGGCCACCAGGAAGTCGAGGCCGGGAAGCGGGTCGCCGCCGGCCACCAGGAACACGGCGGAACCCACCGTGCCCAGAAGAGCGCCGATCGTCGCGACGAGGAGGACCTGACAGACGACGAGCAGGACGATCAGGCCTCTCGTGGCCCCGAGCGCCCTTCGACGTCCGAAGTCCTTCCGCCTCATCTGGACGAGACCGTACTGCGTCGCACCGACCAGGACCGCGCCCGCGCCGGCGATGAGAACCACGAGATCTCGTCCGAAACCACCGAGAGTGCCCTCGAGAACGGTCCGCAGGTCCGCGTACCGAGCGCTCGTGGTGACGGTGACGCCCTGCGGGTTCGCCGGAGCCAGAAGGGAGCCGATCGATCGCGTCAGCGGGCGGATCATCTCGGGTTCCGTGGCGATGACGACCACATAGCCCACACTCCTGGTCGCGGAGGGAGGCATCGGGACCAGGACGGACGGGCCGAGGAAGGACAGGTACTCGGACGAGGCGAAGGTCCCGACGACGTCGACCCCGGCTCCACTGCCCGAAGAGACCGAGCCGGTCTGCTCGGCGAAGCCCAGAGTGGCGAGAGCCTCCTCGGACGCCCACGCCGAGCCGCTGGGGAACCGCCCCGCCTCGATTCCCAGCTCTGCGAAGTCGGACGACCACACGGATCGAAGAGCCACCTTCCTTCCCTCCGCGATCCGGGAGTTGCCGACGTCACTGGCATCCGAGAACGCTGCGGCCCACTGCACGCCGGAGAGTCGGGAGATCCTCTCCAGTGCGTCCGAGGACAGGCCCGCCTCTGCCTCCCCTCGGACCAGGATGGAACGCGTCCCCGCCGAATCCACCGTCGCGAGAACGCTCTGCTCCGTCCCCACGGTCCGCCCGGTCGTCAGAACGATCCCGGCGCACATCGCCACCACCATCACCAGAGTGAGGAGAGAGGCCACCGGTTGCGCGATCGAGGAGGCGAGGGCTTCCCGGAGCACGGGCAGGACGAATCTCCGCCTCACAGGCTGATCCTCCGGTCGCAGGAGGCGACGACCGTCTCGTCGTGAGTGACCACGATCACGGACGAACCCGATCGGGCACGCTCTCGCAGTGCGTCGACGACCACCGCCGCGGACTCCGGATCCAGATTCCCCGTCGGCTCGTCCGCGAGGACGATCGTCGGGTCGTCGAGGAGCGCCCGGCAGAGCGCTATCCGCTGCGCCTGGCCACCGGAGACCTGATGGGGTCTCGCCGAGGCGCGCAGGGCGACCCCGAAGCGCTCCATCAGGCCGTGCGCTGCGAGCTCCACCGCCGCGTTCCGGCGCCCACGATAAAGAGCCGTCTCGACGATGTTGTCGAGGACCGTTCTCGTGGGATCCAGAGCGGCGTCCTGGAAGACGAACCCGATGTTCTCCGCGCGGTACTCCGCCCTCGATCGATCACTCAGGCCACTGACATCGACGCCATCGATCCGGATCCGTCCCGATTCCGGAGTCGCCATCAGGCCCAGGACGTAGAGCAGGGTCGACTTTCCCCTTCCCGATGGGCCGGTGATCGCGACCATCTCGGAGGGCATCACGACAGCGCTGAAGTCGGACAGGACTCGGGGGCCGCGTCGATAGCTGAAGTCGATGCTCTCAGCGGTGATCATCGGGGTGCAGCGTCGTCGCCGTAGACGCGCACTTCCGTGCCTTCCACGAGGCCGGTCACGACCGAGATGCCCTTGGCTGCAGCGACGACATCCACACGATGTCTCTCGCCGGCCGAGTCCGTCACTTCGAGATCCCCGTTCACGTCGGTCCGGATGCTCGCGGTCGGGACGGTCAGACCCGACGTCTCGGGTGTCGTCGTGAGGACGACGGGGAGGAGGGTGTCCTGAGTCACGTCGAGATCCGCGCACTCCTCGCCGCAGATGATCTCGCCGTCCACGCCGGCGAGCGCTATCGACACCCCGACCTCGGGCTTCACCTCCTGGACCGTCGTGACCGCCCGCCAGGGTCCGTCCGGTCCGGTGATCTCCGCCGCGACTCCCACGCCGATCTGAGCGGCCTGGGCCGCTGTCGCCGTGACGGAGAACGTCGGCGTCTTCGGCAGCGTCCTCGCGACGACCTCGCCGCCCGAGACCACTGCTCCTCGAGTGATGAGGGTCTCGTCGACGACCAGCCGGGTCGGCACCTCGGGCACGAAGACCAGGTCGCCCCGTCGGACGACGCCGTCCACCGGAAAGCCTGCAGCCTTCTGCCACTCCTTGATCGCCGCCGCGGTGCGCGGTCCGGGCGCACCGTCGACAGCGCCGCGGTAGTAGCCGAGGTCGCCCAGCAGCTCCTGCAGCTGCTCCACATCCTCGCCCTCGCTCGTCCCGTCGATGTCCCGGAACGCGGGGATCACGCCGCGCGCGAGAACCACGGGTCGAAGGTCCACGGTGTAGAGCTCCTCGCCCTGGTCGGCGACGTCGCCGGGGGTGTGACTCACCGTCGTCACCGTGCCCTGCGCCGAATTGGTCCCCGCGGGGGACTGGGTCCAGTGGGCGGTCGCCACCAGGTTCACCGCCGCGCCGACAGCACCGGCGCGAGCGACAGCGGTCGTGTAGTCGGTCCCCGCCACGACCTCCTCCGCGGGCGCGAAGATCACCGCTCCGGCCCAGACACCCGCCGCGGCGGCCAGCACCACCAGGCAGAAGGCGAGAGCCGCGACGGGGGAGAGAAGACCTCTCCGAGGCGATCGATCGGCTTTCACCAGCACAGTCCTTTCACCAGCACGGTCCTTTCACCAGCAGAGGCCTTTCGCACGGAGATCGGTCGGAGGACGACTGTCACCCTCCGACCGACCACGCCTGATCAGCGATTGCTGATCGAGGGCGAGAGCTCTCTTACTGGTAGCAACTCGCGCCCGAGCTGTTCAGGGTCGCCGTGCCGTTCGTTCCCACACTCCAGCTCGAAACGCCGCGGAACGCCGACTGGGAGAACGTGCTGTGCGTGCCCGGCGAGTTCTCGGACGAACTGAAGTCCTGGCCGTAGGTTCGGCCATCGGTTGACGTGTACCCGTGAAGAATTCCGCCGTCCCCGTCGTTCGACGTCGAATAGACCGCCGTGATTCCTACCGTCCGGATGCCGCCGCACGAGTAGGACGCAGCGCTGGCCGCCGTTGGGACCACCAGTGTCGCCGCGATTCCGCCTACCAGAGCCAGTGCCGCTGCAGGAAGCAGTCTTTTCATTGTGTTCTCCATTCTGTTGGTGTCACGACATGCGTGACGGTGGTGGAGGCGGTCGCAGTGTTCAAGCGTGTGGAGCAGCGAGGCGCTCATCACTCCCCGAAGTAGCCCGGAGGCGTTTGCGGGCAGTCCCTATTGACGGTCAGCCACTGCGTCTTGCCGGTCGGCTCGTAGCTGAGGTAGGGACTCCATGCGTCTCGCGAGTTGATGGTGTCGCGGAAGGTCTCATAGGTGGGCGCCTCCGGCACGTCGATGTCGTGACTCTTCAAGCACTCGATGAGGTCGTGTGCGTAGTAGTGGTAGAGGTACTCGTACTGCGCTTCGGTCGGTGGCGTGTCGAATCTCGGATCCATCGGGTACTGCGCTCTGCACGCGAACAGGGCGATGTCGTGAGTCTGCGTCTGCTCCGTGGGGAAGGAGCCGTAATCGAGGCCGCCGTCCGGACCAGCCTTGGTCTCCGGAAAGCCGACTGAGACCATGCAGTCCGCGATCGCCGACGTCGACTCCACGGGGTTCACGGTGCGGATCACGTCGACCTCGGGTCGGACCGCGTCCGGATACTTGACTACCAGCTCAGCCCAGTCTTGATCCTGCTTCTCGGCCAGTGCGCGCTCCACCTCAGCAGCCGGGAGCGGAGCGACAGTGGGCTTCGGCGGCGCGGCGTCTCCCGCTGTGCACCCGGAGAGCGAAGCGGCGATGGTGACGATCGAGACGACGGCGACAGCCCTCGTCGCCGATGATCGCAGCGAGTTCTCAGTACGGATCCTCATGTGTCTGCCTCCACTGAGGGACCATACTGGTCTGGTCGGCATCGCTGCCTGACTGGCGCGAGACGGAGCGACCTCGTCGCGGTCCGAACCCGATCGCGTCAGGAGACCGTTAGGTTTCCGAACAGGCCGCCGGGAATGCGGTAGAGATGCCCTGGGCTCGCGGCGACGCGGGGCGCCGACGGCGGAGACGCCGCAGCACGCTCGACGCTCCGAGACCCGTCCCCTAACGGAACCCTTGATGATCGGACCATCATGTCGACGACGACGACGATCCCCAGCAGCCTCCGCCGCTCCATCTCGAACACGTTGAAGGGCTCCGCGGGCAATCTCGTCGAGTGGTACGACGTCTACGTCTACTCCGTCTTCGCGTTCTACTTCGAATCGCAGTTCTTCGCTCCCGGCGAGAAGAACTCGACCCTCTACATCTGGGCCATCTTCGCGGTCACCTTCCTGATGCGGCCGATCGGCTCCTGGTTCTTCGGCCGGTTCGCCGACCGGCACGGGCGCCGCCTCGCGCTGACGATCTCGGTCTCCCTGATGGCCGCCTGCTCACTGATCGTCGCGTTCGCGCCGACGGCCGAGTCGATCGGCGGGGGAGCGGTGGTGATCCTGGTCCTGGCACGACTGCTGCAGGGCTTCGCCACCGGCGGAGAGTACGGGACGAGTGCCACCTACATGTCCGAGGCCGCCCTACCCGGTCGGCGCGGCTTCCTGTCGTCGTTCCACTACGTGACCCTCGTGGGCGGGCACGTCCTCGCCCAGCTGACCCTGCTGATCATGGTGGTCACCCTGCCGGACGACGCGATCTCCGCCTGGGGATGGCGGGTGGCCTTCGGCATCGGAGGCGTCGCAGCGGTCGTCGTGTTCTGGCTCCGGCGGACCATGGACGAGTCACTGGAGACCACGCAGATCGACGCGGTCAAGGCGGGCCGGTCCCGCCGGAACGGCTCGATGCGCGAGCTCCTGGTCCACCAGTGGCGGCCCCTCCTCCTGTGCTTCGCGGTGACGATGGGCGGCACGGTCGCGTTCTACACGTACTCGGTGACCGGTCCGAACATCATCAAGAGCGCGTTCGCCGGTGACGACGTCGTCACGGGCACCGTCATCAACCTGATCGCCCTGACGACACTGATGCTCCTCCAGCCGCTCGGCGGGTGGCTCTCGGACATCGTCGGACGCAAGACCCTCCTGGTGTTCTTCGGCATCGGGGGAGTGGCCTACACCTGGTTCCTCCTCACCGCTCTTCCGGAGCAGACCGACCCTCTCGCCGCCTTCGCGATCCTCGTGGTCGGCTTCGTGATCCTCACCGGCTACACCTCCATCAACGCCGTCGTGAAGGCGCAGCTGTTCCCGACGCACATCCGCGCCCTCGGGCTCGGCTTCGGCTACGCGCTCGCGAACTCGATCTTCGGCGGCACCGCGCCCTTGCTGTACGCGGGGGCGCTCAGCGCCGAGCAGGTGCCGGCCTTCATCGGCTACGTCACCGCCGTGATCGTCGTCTCGCTGGTGGTGTACGTGGTCTTCCTCAAGAACACCGGGGCGAACTGGCTCGACGACGAGGCCGGGATGCGCCTGCGGGAGGACGCGCGCCGAGCCTCCCGCTAGCTCGGGGTCGCACTCCGAGGGATGCGACGCCGCACACGGTGCACCCCTCAGTGGTCGACGACGGAGCCCGTCCCGCGGGCGATGGCGCGATCGCCGAGGGGCACCGTGTGGCCGGTGTCCTCGACCGCGCCAACCGGGCAGCGCGACGCGCCATCACCGCTCCCGCCGCGAAGGTGGTGGCCAGGGGGAACGAGCCGGGTGACCGCCGCACGCACCGGCTGCTCACGCAGGTCGTACTGCCGCAACGCTGACCACCCTCGCGGGCCGGCTCAGCCCAGCTGATGCACGTGGATGTCGCTGCTCATCGTCACGCCGTTGAACTCGACATACAGCTGCCCCTCGACGACCGACACGGTCAGCGTGTTGCGGCGCTCGAGTACCGCGACCGCGGCATCCAGGAACCCGTGGTCGAAGCTCTGCACGGTGATCTGCTCGAGCTGGTGGACTCGCTTGCCGGACCACGCCGCGATCACCTTCTCCGGGTTGCGATGCGTGTAGACCGTCGTGCGGTCGGCCAGCCTGCTCCCGAAGTGCAGTCGCTCGGCATCCGGCGCGCCCACCTCGATCCACGTGGTCAGCCTGCCGGTGAGATCGCGGACCAGCACCGCCGGCTCGGTCGCCGTCGACGAGATCCCCTCGCTGAAGGTGATCCCCTCCACGTATTCGAGGCAGTACGCGAGCACGCGCGTCATCATGTACGCGTCGGTCTCGGAAGGGTGCCGAGCGGCCCGCAGCGTGATGTCCTCGTAGACGCCGCGGTCCACATCAGCCAGCTGTATCGCGAAGTTGTACATCACTGCGCCGGCTGCCATGTGTGCGAGCTTATGTCCTGCCGCTCATCGAGGAGCGCGACGCTTCTCCGGCGCCGATGGGGGCGTCGTGTTCGCGCGTCTGCACGCAGGAACGGCCCGGCAGGAGGCATCCACTCCGTCGAGAGCGTCTCGGTCGCCGACTCGTCGCAGGGGAGCCCGTTCGTGCATCTTGCGCTCCCCACCGACTTGCGCTCACCGTACTGACATAATGTGCATTATCGGATATCGAGCCCGGCAGTCGCCGCGGGTGCTCGACGGGGTCCTCCAGCTCCCGGTGGACGATCCCGACGGAGAACGATCTCGACAGAAGTAGGAAGATCCCCGCCCGCCCTCTGCGGAGCGGACCGCCGCCGTTATCGTGAAACCACTCCGCCGCCCCTCCCGGGACAGCGGAACACTTCGGAGCCGATCCGGGATGAGCCCGCGAACGGCCTGACCAGGAGGGTGAATCATGCCGTTTGTGACCACGGACGATGGTGTGGAGATCTACTACAAGGACTGGGGCAGCACCGACGCGCAGCCCCTCGTCTTCCACCACGGCTGGCCGCTCTCCTCGGACGACTGGGACGCGCAGATGCTGTTCTTCCACGCCCGCGGCTACCGCGTGATCGCGAGCGACCGCCGCGGCCACGGACGCTCGACCCAGGTCGGCACCGGTCACGACATGGACCACTACGCCAGCGACGTCAGCGCGGTGGTCGAGCACCTCGACCTGCGCGACGCGGTGCACATCGGCCACTCCACGGGCGGCGGCCAGGTCGCCCGCTACGTCGCGAAGCACGGCCAGCCGCAGGGACGCGTCGCCAAGGCGGTCCTCGTCTCGGCCGTCCCCCCGCTGATGGTCCAGACGGAGGCGAACCCCGACGGAACGCCGATCTCCGTCTTCGACGGCTTCCGCGAGGCGCTCGCGGCCAACCGGGCCGAGTTCTTCCAGGCCGTCGCCTCAGGCCCGTTCTACGGCTTCAACCGTCCCGGCGCGACCGTCTCGCAGCCGGTGATCGACAACTGGTGGCGCCAGGGCATGACCGGCAGTGCGCTCGCGCACTACGAGGGCATCGCGGCGTTCTCCGAGACCGACCAGACCGAGGACCTCCGGGCGATCACCGTCCCGGTGCTCGTCCTGCAGGGGGACGACGATCAGGTCGTGCCCTACCGGGACGCCGCGCTCAAGCAGCACGAGCTGCTGCAGAACTCCACCCTGAAGATCTACGAGGGCTACCCGCACGGCATGCTGACGACCCACGCCGACGTCATCAACCCCGACCTGCTCGCGTTCATCCAGGAGTAGATCCGAAGGACGACATCGCCGGCCTCACCCCGGCGCTCGGATGCACCCCGGTCGATCCGGGGTGCATCTCCGCGTCACGCGCTCCCCCGCTCGATCCCGCTCGATCCGGCGCGACCGAGCCGTACTGGTCGTGACCCGGCGCCGTCCTCCTGCCGGTCGACGCTCGAGCGGAGAGCGCGATCACGGAGCCGTCGCCTCGGGCCGCCCCCGACCGACCGCCGCGGTCGACCACTTCGCCTCGCTGCGTCCCGCCGCCCGACCGGCGGAGGCCGACGTCGCAGAGGGCCGGGCCGGCAGCTGCGCTCTGCTCGGAGAGTCCTCCGACGCGGGCTCGGACGTCCTCGTCCGTGATGGACTGATCCCATGACTGATTCCCTGCACGAGACGCGTTCCGGCCACGCCACGAAGGTCGGCGTCTGATGGCCGAGGAGCGCGCGATCCTCGCGGGCGGCTGCTTCTGGGGGCTCCAGGAGCTCCTCCGCGACATGCCCGGTGTCTTCGGCACCCGGGCCGGCTACGCCGGCGGCAGCACCCCGAACGCCACCTACCGCCACCACGGCGATCACGCGGAGGCCGTCGAGATCGAGTTCGATCCCGAGCAGACCTCCTACCGCGATCTGCTGGAGTTCTTCTTCCAGGTGCACGACCCCACGACGAAGAACCGCCAGGGCAACGACATCGGCACCGCCTACCGCTCCGTGATCCTCTTCCTCTCCCCCGAGCAGGAGCGGGTCGCGCGCGAGACGATCGGCGAGATCGACGCGTCCGGCCGCTGGCCCGGACCGGTCGTGACCGAGGTCGAGCCCGCCGGCGAGTTCTGGGACGCCGAGGAGGAGCACCAGGACTACCTGCGCAAGCACCCCGGCGGCTACACCTGCCACTGGGTCCGCCCGCGGTGGTCGCTGGACGCCTGATCCGCTGATCCGGGCGGGGCGTCATGCTCCGCCCGGTCCCGGTCACCGCGCGGGACTCCCCCGGGCCCGCTCCGGCGCCGCCGTGCCTCCACCGTCGCCGGACGGGAGGTCGTCATCGACCGGACCGGTCTGCATGCGGCCTGAGGCGTGCGCGATCCTGCACATCCATCGCACCACGCTCTACTACCGGCTGGAGAACCTGCCGCCGGCGGTCCGGGCCGCCCTCGACGACGGCCTCCAGCGCTGCACCTCTGCCTGAAGCTGGTGCGGTTCCGCGGCGGCGTCGAGGGGCGGCGGGCCTCGTGATCGCGCCGGCGCCGGACCGGCCGACGCGCGGTCCCGGCGTCGCGCCCGCGCCCCGCAGCCCGGCCCGACGCCGCGCGGCGCGGCTCAGCGCTCGGTGAGGAGGGCCTGCCAGTCGCGGGGCACGCGGTCCGCCGGTCCGGGCGTCGTCTGATCCGCCGGGTGGCTCTGCGGGTCCGCGAGGCGCGGACCGTCGGTGTAGTCGTCGGTGCCGAAGTCCCAGAACCAGTCCTCGCCGGGCTCGAAGCTCTGCATCACCGTGTGGCCCGTCGCCCGCCAGTGCGCGGTCCCGTGCCTGTCGAGCGAGTCGTCGCAGCAGCCGATGTGGCCGCAGCGCGCGCAGCGGCGAAGATGCAGCCACCACGAGCCCGACTGCTCGCACTCGACGCAGCCGGGGCCGCTCGGAGGGACGGAGGGATCGATCATCGGCGAGGTCATGGGTCCAGAGTGCCGCGGGACGCCGTGCCTGCACCAGGTCCGACGACCGCGAGGTCACCGGACAGCCGACGACCCCGACCGGAGCGGCGCGTCCCTACCAGGCTGTTCGCGCTCGGAGCGGCGTGGGGCGCGGGGCGAGCGGGGAACGCGACGCAGCCCGGAAGCTGAGCAGTCCCGGAAGCGGTCCCGCGTCCTAGTGGGACGGCGGTACGGGCTGTCGCCCCGCCCGGACGCCCTGCTCCCGCAGGTACGTGCTCACCACCGCGTCCGCCACGCGCCCGGCCGCGCTCGTCCCGCCCGGCGGACCGCCGCGCAGACGCATGGCGAGCTCGCCGGTCACGACGAGCAGGAGCTCCTCCGCGAGCCGCGGCGCCTCCTCCCCCACCAGCGGCTCGGCGAGCTCGGTCAGCCGTCCGCGCAGGGACTCCGTGTCGGCGCGGACCGCGTCGGCGAGCTCGGCCGGCGGGTCGAGGTACTCGGCCGACGACGCCAGGAACGCGCACCAGCGGGCGCCGTGCGGCCGCTCCCGGAAGCGCTCGAGCGCGGGGAGCACGGCCAGCAGGCGCTCCCGGTCCGAGTCCGCCCGCGCGATCTCGGCCTCCCAGGCCTCGAGCCAGGCCGCCTGCCGACGGTCGAGGGCAGCGGCGACCAGCGCCTCCTTGCTGGAGTAGCCCCGGTACAGGGTGGCGGCCGAGACGCCGGCCAGTGCCAGCACCGCGTCGATCGGAGTCGCGGCGATCCCGCGGCTGAAGAAGAGCTCCTCGGCCGCGTCGAGCAGCTTGGCCTCGGTGCGGGGCCTGATCGAGGCGGCTCGGAGCGGCGTGGACATGGCCCCAGCCTAGACTCTCGATATGAAACGCACGTTTTCGTTCTCCCCGCCGGTCCCCCTCGTCGTCGCCGCCACCGGGCTCATCGCGGCGACCTACGGTCTCGTGCGCTTCGCCTACGGTCTCCTGCTGCCGGAGATGCGCGCCGAGCTGGGCTTCGACGCGGCCACGGCGGGCGGTGTCTCGGCCGGCGCCTCCCTCGCCTACTGCCTCGGCGCGGTCGCGGGCTTCCTGCTCGCCTCCCGCGCGGCCCGCGTCCTCGTGCTGGCCGCCGGGGCGACGGCGGGCGCCGGCGCGCTCGGGATGGCGCTCAGCTACGAGTTCGTCCCCTTCGCGATCGCCGCCGTCGTGAGCTCCGTCGGCGCGGGACTCGCCTCCCCCGCGCTGGTCGATGTGCTCCGACGGGGCGTAAGCCCGGGACTGCAGGCGCGGGCGCAGACGATCGTGAACTCCGGGACGGGCCCCGGACTGGTCGGAGCGGGTGTCCTCGCCCTGACGCTGCTCCCGGGCTGGCGCACGGTGTGGGTCGTCGCGGCGGTCGTCGTGGTCACGGCCGCCCTCGCGGTCGCCGTCCTCGACGGCGCCGCCCCCCGCCGCGAGACCCCGACCGCGCTCTCCGCGGCCTGGCTGGGCGCGCATCGCGGGCCTGTCCTGGCGGCGGCGCTGCTGGGCGCCGGATCCGCGGGAGTCTGGAACTTCGGCAGGACCCTGCTGGTCGAGGTCGGGAGCAGCACCACGGAGTCGGTCGTCGCGTGGATCGTCCTCGGGATCGGCGGCACCGTCGCGATCGCCACCGCCCGCTGGACCAGCGCCCTGCCGCCGCGCACGGCCTGGACGATCACCACGGCGACGGCCGCCGCAGGGACACTCGGCCTGGCGCTCACGGCCGCCTCGCCGTTCGCCCTCCTCGCGTGCCTCCTCTTCGGCTGGGGCTACACGGCCGGCACCGGAGCGCTCATCGCCTGGACCACCGCCCTCGACCCGGACCGCGCGGCGACCGGCACGGCCCTGCTCTTCGTGGTGCTCATCGCGGGCCAGGCCATGGGCGCCGTGGGCCTCGGAGCGCTTCTCGACGGGCCGGGCGCCACGGTCGCCTTCGCCGTCGCCGCGGTCGCGACGGCAGCCGCGGGAGTCGGCCGCCGAGCACCGGCGCGGAGGATCGAGGCGGTGAGCGGAGGCGGCGGCACCGGTAGCCTCGCGGCATGACCTTCGTGAACGTCGGCACCCTGGGGGCCGCACCCGGCAGACGCGACGAGCTCGTCGCCCTCCTCACGGAGCACAACGCCGCCCTCGTCGGCGCCGGCTGCCTGGCCTACGAGGTCGGCGTCGACGACGAGCAGCCGGACACCGTCTTCGTCGTCGAGCTCTGGGAGAGCGCCGAGGCGCACCGGTCCTCGCTGGCCCTCCCGCAGGTCCAGGCCGCGATCGCGCGGGCCCGTCCGCTGCTCAGCGGCGCCTTCGGCGGCCACCGCTTCGACGTCGTGGGCTCTCCTCTCCGCAGCTGACCTCCGGGGCCGGCCTCCGCCGAGCGCTCGATGCGGGCTGCGCGGACTGCT
Proteins encoded in this window:
- a CDS encoding PIN domain-containing protein yields the protein MPPHDVGPAVVFDIHIYVNALVGPGSEFPRIVEVPPGTGNSAADCLSLAFDGDDFRLFVSPHILRNLTRVLSELGLSAELIEGYLQTVLELVEVSGGATLDPPRKCFDVEDYEDNLIVDLSLACDATLIVSDDTDLTDLSPWHGRMPVVRPHVFVARMVQARRGRRR
- a CDS encoding peptidoglycan-binding domain-containing protein — translated: MKADRSPRRGLLSPVAALAFCLVVLAAAAGVWAGAVIFAPAEEVVAGTDYTTAVARAGAVGAAVNLVATAHWTQSPAGTNSAQGTVTTVSHTPGDVADQGEELYTVDLRPVVLARGVIPAFRDIDGTSEGEDVEQLQELLGDLGYYRGAVDGAPGPRTAAAIKEWQKAAGFPVDGVVRRGDLVFVPEVPTRLVVDETLITRGAVVSGGEVVARTLPKTPTFSVTATAAQAAQIGVGVAAEITGPDGPWRAVTTVQEVKPEVGVSIALAGVDGEIICGEECADLDVTQDTLLPVVLTTTPETSGLTVPTASIRTDVNGDLEVTDSAGERHRVDVVAAAKGISVVTGLVEGTEVRVYGDDAAPR
- a CDS encoding FtsX-like permease family protein, with protein sequence MLREALASSIAQPVASLLTLVMVVAMCAGIVLTTGRTVGTEQSVLATVDSAGTRSILVRGEAEAGLSSDALERISRLSGVQWAAAFSDASDVGNSRIAEGRKVALRSVWSSDFAELGIEAGRFPSGSAWASEEALATLGFAEQTGSVSSGSGAGVDVVGTFASSEYLSFLGPSVLVPMPPSATRSVGYVVVIATEPEMIRPLTRSIGSLLAPANPQGVTVTTSARYADLRTVLEGTLGGFGRDLVVLIAGAGAVLVGATQYGLVQMRRKDFGRRRALGATRGLIVLLVVCQVLLVATIGALLGTVGSAVFLVAGGDPLPGLDFLVATGALAIVVSVVAALLPAQRAASRDPLHELRVP
- a CDS encoding MFS transporter; the protein is MSTTTTIPSSLRRSISNTLKGSAGNLVEWYDVYVYSVFAFYFESQFFAPGEKNSTLYIWAIFAVTFLMRPIGSWFFGRFADRHGRRLALTISVSLMAACSLIVAFAPTAESIGGGAVVILVLARLLQGFATGGEYGTSATYMSEAALPGRRGFLSSFHYVTLVGGHVLAQLTLLIMVVTLPDDAISAWGWRVAFGIGGVAAVVVFWLRRTMDESLETTQIDAVKAGRSRRNGSMRELLVHQWRPLLLCFAVTMGGTVAFYTYSVTGPNIIKSAFAGDDVVTGTVINLIALTTLMLLQPLGGWLSDIVGRKTLLVFFGIGGVAYTWFLLTALPEQTDPLAAFAILVVGFVILTGYTSINAVVKAQLFPTHIRALGLGFGYALANSIFGGTAPLLYAGALSAEQVPAFIGYVTAVIVVSLVVYVVFLKNTGANWLDDEAGMRLREDARRASR
- a CDS encoding ABC transporter ATP-binding protein, whose translation is MITAESIDFSYRRGPRVLSDFSAVVMPSEMVAITGPSGRGKSTLLYVLGLMATPESGRIRIDGVDVSGLSDRSRAEYRAENIGFVFQDAALDPTRTVLDNIVETALYRGRRNAAVELAAHGLMERFGVALRASARPHQVSGGQAQRIALCRALLDDPTIVLADEPTGNLDPESAAVVVDALRERARSGSSVIVVTHDETVVASCDRRISL
- a CDS encoding SMP-30/gluconolactonase/LRE family protein produces the protein MSDQAADERRTDNEALLRSDGGLERLWTGAVWSEGPLWIPAEGRLRWSDIPNDRILQWDSATGETSVHREGVEFTNGRLLDADGSVVQCSHGLRRLERERPDGTVEELVSSWDGGRLNSPNDVAVAPDGSYWFTDPDYGIRQPAEGHPGEREYGARWVFRWSEEDGLAPVVTDMVQPNGIAFSPDGATAYVTDTAMSLEDGPGHWIRAYDVVDGGVGTRNGRLFAETEQGFPDGIAVDERGRVWSSAGDGVHVFAPDGAELLFVPVPEVVANVCFGGPDGTDLFIVATTSLYRLRTRTRAAQATTA